A single genomic interval of Syntrophobotulus glycolicus DSM 8271 harbors:
- a CDS encoding 2-hydroxyacyl-CoA dehydratase subunit D: MSDLNNLFKFPEELKEDFLKTADIIYRDGSRTAPEEIWHYLTEIGPVKYPNLYDNSPEYGRRFSGDNLPYSLKHNYLLMTMNDRMTKAKEQDVPVVFVQGGQSVDPYYAAGAIALRPASTGIWARRKEEGLDLNQDAVRSADDKEKAYRAISFEACNTAGYEHIQEGNLPVDLIAPYSCLRCSDVSYGLEAHRHGNKKNVKLFLADYPLDHQKDKEWAIEYFAANIKRLIETIDDLTGKTTTTEDLRKEIKLHNEGRKLAIEIAELWWSAQIPPTNGKDRRDLFQLGGMELHGDPEASLGLLHEAKANIQYRVENKIKGDGVADNPARIFVCGSCVFPNEYQTEAAGGIIVGNDNHWSDITTLVEEEGDPFYNLSKAILSYPYEQPIKERAQWTIEQIKKSRADGVVFLYNWGCNTQSAVARALVDEIKSNTGLPTLIVEHEFGTKQSEQLQNRINAFVEMLG; encoded by the coding sequence ATGAGTGATTTGAATAATCTATTTAAGTTTCCGGAGGAGCTAAAGGAAGACTTTTTGAAAACGGCAGATATTATTTACAGGGATGGTTCCAGAACAGCTCCGGAAGAAATCTGGCATTACTTAACGGAGATAGGACCGGTCAAATATCCAAATCTTTATGACAACAGCCCTGAGTATGGGAGGAGATTCTCCGGTGACAATCTTCCGTACTCGCTGAAACACAATTATTTGCTGATGACCATGAATGACAGGATGACGAAAGCCAAGGAACAAGATGTTCCGGTGGTCTTTGTGCAGGGGGGACAAAGCGTCGATCCATACTATGCCGCGGGCGCAATTGCCCTGAGACCGGCCAGTACAGGAATATGGGCGCGAAGAAAAGAAGAAGGTCTTGATTTGAATCAAGATGCGGTCAGAAGTGCGGATGACAAAGAAAAGGCTTATCGGGCAATTAGCTTTGAAGCCTGCAATACGGCTGGATATGAGCATATTCAGGAAGGTAATCTTCCGGTAGATCTGATAGCCCCATACTCCTGCCTGCGTTGCTCGGATGTTTCTTACGGGCTGGAAGCGCACAGGCACGGAAACAAAAAAAATGTGAAGCTCTTTCTGGCGGATTACCCACTGGACCATCAAAAAGACAAGGAATGGGCAATTGAATATTTTGCGGCAAATATCAAAAGGCTGATTGAAACGATCGACGACCTCACCGGAAAAACAACAACAACCGAGGACCTGAGAAAAGAAATCAAGCTTCATAATGAAGGAAGAAAATTAGCCATTGAAATTGCGGAACTTTGGTGGAGCGCCCAAATACCGCCAACCAACGGGAAAGATAGAAGAGACCTTTTTCAGCTTGGGGGGATGGAACTGCATGGCGACCCTGAAGCGAGCCTGGGGCTTTTGCACGAGGCGAAGGCCAATATACAATACAGGGTTGAGAATAAAATCAAAGGGGACGGTGTTGCCGATAATCCGGCCAGAATCTTTGTATGCGGATCCTGTGTCTTTCCGAATGAATATCAAACAGAAGCAGCCGGAGGAATTATCGTAGGAAATGACAACCATTGGAGTGATATTACGACTCTGGTCGAGGAAGAGGGAGATCCGTTCTATAATCTTTCTAAAGCAATCCTTTCTTATCCTTACGAGCAACCAATTAAAGAACGCGCCCAGTGGACAATAGAACAAATCAAAAAATCCAGGGCCGATGGCGTCGTATTTTTATACAATTGGGGCTGCAACACCCAATCAGCTGTTGCCAGAGCACTGGTGGATGAAATAAAAAGCAATACAGGCCTGCCGACGTTAATTGTTGAACATGAGTTCGGAACAAAACAATCGGAGCAACTGCAAAATCGGATCAATGCATTTGTTGAAATGCTGGGATAA
- a CDS encoding MFS transporter: MDHLCGKVLINRFPALRHKNFRIFLIGQSISLIGTWMQRAAQQWVIYELTKSAFIVGLVGVFQFTPLLLFSLFAGVFADRFPKKRVLLLTQTIQMLQAFTLAVLFWTGRIQYWHILILAGVLGLAHTFDMPTRQSFFIELVGKEALGCAIGMNSSIVNIARIIGPALGGLLLMYFGGTFCFFFNAFSFIAVLISLMKIQSYHVNIRKKGKNVFHEIKDGLKYIYAKEILFQAILSMLIVGTIAMNSDVIIPVFAKEVLKQQAGGYSLLLSSMGVGSLIGSLIFAGRSKITFEKQNLMKTSLLLSVFLVFTGLLQNYYLVIFSLAGVGLFSMIFMATVNSTIQLNSSDEYRGRAMGVYSMVFTGTTPIGNLFSGIVTQKFGANASFITCGGLCTLLVLLLYLVKKQ; this comes from the coding sequence ATGGATCATTTATGCGGTAAGGTTCTTATCAATAGGTTTCCGGCTCTTCGTCATAAGAACTTTAGAATATTTTTAATCGGCCAAAGTATTTCTCTGATCGGAACCTGGATGCAAAGGGCGGCACAGCAGTGGGTAATCTATGAACTGACAAAATCGGCATTCATCGTAGGTTTGGTTGGTGTTTTTCAATTTACGCCGTTACTGCTGTTCTCACTTTTTGCAGGGGTGTTCGCCGACAGATTTCCCAAAAAAAGGGTTCTTTTATTGACCCAAACCATTCAAATGCTGCAAGCGTTTACCCTTGCCGTGCTTTTTTGGACAGGAAGGATTCAGTACTGGCATATCCTAATATTGGCGGGGGTTTTGGGATTAGCGCATACCTTTGATATGCCGACACGGCAATCATTTTTCATCGAACTGGTCGGAAAAGAAGCCCTGGGTTGTGCGATCGGAATGAATTCATCTATTGTGAATATTGCCAGAATCATTGGACCGGCTTTGGGGGGGCTTCTATTAATGTATTTTGGCGGTACGTTCTGCTTCTTTTTCAATGCCTTTAGCTTTATTGCAGTGCTGATTAGTCTGATGAAGATTCAATCATATCATGTGAATATCAGGAAAAAAGGAAAAAACGTTTTTCACGAAATCAAAGACGGTTTAAAATACATTTACGCAAAAGAAATTTTATTCCAGGCGATATTATCCATGTTGATTGTCGGAACCATTGCGATGAACAGCGATGTAATTATTCCGGTTTTTGCAAAAGAGGTGTTAAAACAACAGGCCGGCGGCTATAGTTTATTATTGTCGTCAATGGGGGTAGGTTCCCTGATTGGATCATTAATTTTTGCCGGAAGAAGCAAGATCACGTTTGAAAAGCAAAATCTTATGAAGACTTCGCTTTTGTTGAGTGTATTCTTAGTCTTTACAGGTTTATTGCAGAATTACTATTTGGTTATTTTCAGTTTAGCCGGAGTCGGTTTGTTCAGCATGATATTTATGGCAACCGTCAATTCCACCATTCAGTTGAATTCCTCCGACGAGTACAGGGGACGGGCGATGGGTGTTTATTCTATGGTATTTACGGGAACAACCCCTATCGGGAATTTATTCTCCGGAATAGTAACACAAAAATTTGGAGCAAATGCAAGCTTTATTACCTGTGGAGGATTATGCACATTATTGGTATTGCTTCTTTATCTGGTTAAGAAACAATAG
- a CDS encoding GNAT family N-acetyltransferase translates to MIILRTPRLFLRKLQTDDYRSVCSILQDIDVMYAWEHPFSDEEVVQWIDENMIRYHRDGYRYWAVIEKASDQLIGVTGLISEQADDEKYVGIGYIYQKSYWGNGYAFEAASACIDYAFNILHLNEITAQIRPENTASRKVAERLGMSVTKQFIRRDKNRDIPHLLYRLIL, encoded by the coding sequence ATGATCATTTTAAGAACACCACGTTTGTTCCTGCGAAAACTACAAACAGATGATTATCGTTCGGTCTGCTCAATTTTGCAGGATATTGATGTCATGTATGCTTGGGAGCATCCCTTTTCTGATGAGGAAGTAGTGCAGTGGATTGACGAAAATATGATAAGGTATCATAGGGACGGTTATCGTTACTGGGCAGTGATAGAAAAAGCGTCTGATCAGTTAATTGGAGTCACCGGGTTAATTTCTGAACAAGCAGATGATGAAAAATATGTCGGCATTGGCTATATTTATCAAAAATCATACTGGGGAAATGGGTATGCCTTTGAAGCCGCTTCTGCTTGTATTGATTATGCTTTTAATATTTTGCATCTAAATGAAATTACAGCGCAAATTCGACCGGAGAATACGGCTTCAAGAAAAGTGGCTGAAAGACTTGGCATGTCCGTAACCAAGCAGTTTATTAGACGTGATAAAAATAGAGACATCCCTCATCTTCTTTATCGTCTTATACTATAG
- a CDS encoding PrsW family glutamic-type intramembrane protease produces the protein MIYIENVFICIAAPLLVAMLCAGKRSRPAFVFLLAGMGGCLLSAYINTFFARLYGADITQATVELAPVIEETMKLLPLLFFLLVFEPARREAQSAILFVAAGFATFENVCYLIENGASQLWFLLMRGFGTGAMHIVCGAIVGYGLLYVWKRPWLKVAGTFGLLCIAMTFHSIFNLLLSVGGAAQTVGLLIPILTVLSGVIITKLLRPKLPE, from the coding sequence GTGATCTATATTGAGAACGTCTTTATCTGCATTGCCGCCCCCCTGCTGGTCGCCATGCTGTGCGCGGGAAAGCGCAGCCGCCCGGCCTTTGTCTTCCTGCTTGCGGGAATGGGAGGCTGCCTTTTGTCCGCCTATATCAACACCTTTTTTGCAAGGCTTTACGGTGCGGACATCACACAGGCCACGGTGGAGCTTGCCCCGGTGATCGAGGAAACGATGAAGCTCCTGCCCCTGCTCTTTTTCCTGCTGGTGTTTGAACCGGCGAGGCGGGAGGCGCAAAGCGCCATCCTTTTTGTGGCGGCGGGCTTCGCCACCTTTGAAAACGTCTGCTACCTCATCGAAAACGGTGCGTCGCAGCTTTGGTTTCTGCTGATGCGCGGCTTCGGTACGGGCGCGATGCATATCGTCTGCGGGGCCATCGTGGGTTACGGTCTTTTGTATGTATGGAAACGCCCGTGGCTAAAGGTGGCGGGAACCTTCGGGCTTTTGTGCATTGCCATGACCTTTCACTCCATTTTCAATCTGCTTTTGAGCGTGGGGGGCGCCGCGCAGACGGTGGGGCTGCTGATCCCGATCCTCACTGTTTTATCCGGCGTTATCATTACAAAGCTGCTGCGGCCCAAGCTGCCGGAGTAA
- a CDS encoding RNA polymerase sigma factor: protein MFHGPFRNVPKSPPTHANIDEQEVAATTTATTNEALYAAYLGGDGNALRILMERHGNALTLYINGYIHDIHESEDLMIEAFSRMVAAKPRLVENGFKAYLYKTARNLALRHANKRRHSCFSLEDLENEPESRLLVEAVLQTEEQNRILRQCMEQINPDYREALYLLYFENMSYAQAAQVMGKTTKQIDHLLGRGKKALRPLLEQEGITDAQYR from the coding sequence GTGTTTCATGGGCCATTCCGGAATGTGCCCAAAAGCCCGCCGACCCACGCAAATATAGACGAACAGGAGGTGGCGGCTACGACAACAGCAACAACAAATGAAGCGCTCTACGCCGCCTATCTCGGCGGCGACGGCAATGCGCTGCGCATTCTCATGGAACGCCACGGCAACGCTTTGACGCTCTATATTAACGGCTACATACACGACATTCACGAATCCGAGGATTTGATGATCGAAGCCTTTTCCCGCATGGTGGCCGCAAAGCCCCGGCTTGTGGAAAACGGATTTAAGGCATATCTGTATAAAACGGCCCGTAATCTTGCCCTGCGCCATGCGAATAAACGCCGCCACTCCTGCTTTAGTCTTGAGGATTTAGAGAACGAACCGGAAAGCAGGCTGCTGGTGGAAGCGGTTTTGCAAACCGAAGAACAAAACCGCATCCTGCGTCAGTGCATGGAGCAGATTAACCCGGATTACCGGGAGGCATTGTACCTTCTGTATTTTGAAAATATGAGCTATGCGCAGGCGGCACAGGTCATGGGAAAAACCACAAAGCAAATCGATCATTTGCTGGGGCGGGGCAAGAAAGCCCTTCGCCCGCTATTGGAACAGGAGGGGATTACCGATGCGCAGTACCGATGA
- a CDS encoding gamma-glutamyl-gamma-aminobutyrate hydrolase family protein, which translates to MHKSTIGVIPLWDEDKNSIWMLPGYLDGIIAAGGCPVILPLTDDDQIIRQLAAAYDGFLFTGGHDVSPALYHQAKSDQCGFVVEIRDSMESQLLTRLIDLDKPVFGICRGIQMLNVLLGGSLYQDLNTQFPSTIQHKQLPPYDTPAHRLEIAKDSPLHDLLRKDAIHVNSYHHQAIHTISPQLTVMAAAPDGLAEAVCLPAKKFVWAVQWHPEYSLPDESSKQLFSAFVDACQPDQG; encoded by the coding sequence ATGCATAAAAGTACAATAGGAGTTATCCCGCTTTGGGATGAAGATAAAAACAGCATTTGGATGCTGCCGGGATATTTAGACGGTATTATCGCTGCCGGGGGCTGCCCGGTCATTCTGCCCTTGACAGACGATGATCAGATCATCCGGCAACTGGCCGCGGCGTATGATGGATTCCTGTTTACCGGAGGACATGATGTTTCTCCGGCACTTTATCATCAGGCTAAATCAGACCAGTGCGGCTTTGTTGTCGAAATACGCGATTCCATGGAAAGTCAATTGCTTACAAGGCTTATTGATCTGGATAAACCCGTTTTCGGTATTTGCAGAGGGATTCAGATGTTGAACGTTCTGTTGGGCGGAAGCCTTTATCAAGACCTGAACACCCAATTTCCGTCAACTATCCAACATAAACAACTTCCCCCTTATGACACCCCCGCCCACCGCCTTGAGATCGCCAAAGACAGCCCGCTGCATGATTTGCTCAGGAAAGACGCGATTCATGTCAACAGTTACCACCACCAGGCAATCCATACCATATCCCCACAGCTTACTGTCATGGCAGCAGCTCCCGACGGGCTGGCCGAAGCTGTCTGTTTGCCGGCAAAAAAGTTTGTATGGGCCGTACAATGGCACCCGGAATACTCTCTGCCTGACGAAAGCAGCAAACAGCTCTTCTCTGCATTTGTAGATGCCTGTCAGCCTGATCAGGGATAA
- a CDS encoding ABC transporter substrate-binding protein, with protein MKKNLLNGTAFFLVIALFVLTITGCGGNAKQAVSGSKEPVKIRLANLAVGLSSAYLDLGVEKGIFKKYGIDLQIVNFPKGGAEATAGVASGQVDMGNYGTPILTGISKGLPIKIVASPPVKGNPFVLVGTNDTKTVADLKGKSVATGALGGGNHQSFLKVLEGSGVKDSEVKVVATGGTDAFMILKSGKVAAVMTNEPSVSQIEADGSGHVLAKAEDFYGKYQHSFIFATDDFIQNHPESITDFLKASRESYEYCKNNFEELVAKGKTLVGLDESIVREYYKNDIAKWDLSFQVDAEGTENAVKILKGLKEIDESAVFDKDKWINLNFLNDTGK; from the coding sequence ATGAAGAAAAATTTGTTGAATGGCACAGCCTTTTTCTTGGTCATTGCTTTATTTGTATTGACCATAACCGGTTGCGGCGGCAACGCGAAACAAGCGGTTTCCGGAAGTAAAGAGCCGGTAAAAATAAGGCTGGCAAACCTGGCCGTGGGGTTAAGCTCTGCCTATCTGGATTTGGGGGTTGAAAAAGGGATCTTTAAAAAGTATGGGATCGACCTCCAAATCGTTAATTTTCCAAAGGGAGGGGCGGAAGCCACTGCGGGGGTTGCCAGCGGACAGGTTGATATGGGTAATTACGGGACCCCGATATTGACCGGAATATCCAAAGGACTGCCAATCAAAATTGTTGCTTCCCCGCCGGTGAAAGGGAATCCTTTTGTACTGGTTGGAACAAATGATACGAAAACGGTTGCTGACCTAAAGGGGAAAAGTGTGGCAACCGGCGCTCTTGGCGGGGGCAATCACCAATCCTTTCTGAAAGTTCTTGAGGGAAGCGGAGTGAAGGACAGTGAGGTTAAGGTTGTCGCTACCGGGGGAACCGACGCTTTCATGATCCTGAAGTCCGGGAAAGTTGCTGCGGTCATGACGAACGAACCAAGTGTATCCCAGATCGAAGCGGACGGATCGGGTCATGTCTTGGCAAAAGCCGAAGACTTTTACGGCAAATATCAACATAGCTTTATTTTTGCGACCGATGATTTTATTCAAAACCATCCGGAAAGCATAACGGATTTCTTAAAAGCGAGCAGAGAGTCTTATGAGTATTGCAAAAACAATTTTGAAGAGCTTGTGGCCAAGGGAAAAACCCTTGTAGGGCTGGATGAAAGCATTGTCAGAGAATATTATAAAAATGATATTGCAAAATGGGATCTTAGTTTCCAGGTTGATGCCGAAGGAACAGAGAACGCAGTCAAGATTTTAAAAGGCTTAAAAGAAATTGATGAGAGCGCTGTTTTTGACAAAGATAAATGGATCAATCTCAATTTTCTAAATGACACAGGCAAGTAA
- a CDS encoding ATP-binding protein produces the protein MERFILNDLLKWKDSKYRKPLILKGVRQVGKTWILKEFGRKYYENVAYFNFDENEEYRQFFETTKDVNRILQNLVFASGQTVVPEKTLVIFDEIQECPNVINSLKYFCENASEYHVACAGSLLGIALAKPSSFPVGKVDFMDISPMTFTEFLLANGDGNLVEYLSCIENVSPIPDAFFNPLYEKMKMYFVTGGMPESVKMWTQERNTEMMQAALLNIINAYERDFGKHPDPKEFPKISLLWKSIPSQLSKENKKFIYKAAKEGARAREYEDALQWLVDAQLVRKIYRSGAPGLPISAYDDLTAFKLYLIDVGLLRRLALLAPSAFSEGNRLFAEFRGALSENYVLQALQNQFEATPRYWSVLNPSYEVDFLIQRENDIFPVEVKSEDNVESASLKKFKERFRDKVKLRIRFSLNNLKLDNDLLNIPLFMADYTDKLIGLALKHG, from the coding sequence ATGGAACGATTTATTCTAAACGATCTGCTCAAATGGAAAGACTCCAAATATCGCAAGCCTCTGATCTTAAAGGGCGTACGCCAGGTGGGCAAGACTTGGATATTGAAAGAATTCGGCAGAAAATATTATGAGAATGTCGCCTATTTTAATTTCGATGAAAATGAGGAGTACAGGCAGTTTTTTGAAACAACTAAGGATGTCAATCGCATATTGCAAAACCTTGTTTTTGCAAGCGGTCAGACAGTCGTGCCCGAAAAAACCCTGGTGATCTTTGATGAGATACAAGAGTGTCCCAATGTGATTAATTCATTAAAGTATTTTTGCGAAAATGCAAGTGAGTATCATGTTGCCTGCGCCGGTTCGCTGCTGGGCATTGCTCTGGCAAAGCCATCCTCTTTTCCTGTGGGCAAGGTGGATTTTATGGATATCAGCCCCATGACTTTCACCGAATTCCTGCTTGCCAACGGCGACGGGAATCTTGTGGAGTATCTGAGCTGTATTGAAAACGTTTCGCCGATACCGGATGCCTTTTTCAATCCCTTATATGAAAAAATGAAAATGTATTTTGTTACAGGCGGTATGCCGGAGTCAGTCAAAATGTGGACGCAAGAAAGAAATACAGAAATGATGCAAGCTGCCTTACTCAACATCATCAATGCTTATGAAAGAGATTTTGGCAAACATCCTGACCCAAAGGAGTTTCCAAAAATATCGCTGCTTTGGAAGTCCATCCCCTCGCAGCTTTCCAAAGAAAACAAAAAATTTATCTACAAAGCAGCCAAAGAAGGTGCTCGGGCCAGAGAGTATGAAGATGCGCTGCAATGGCTGGTGGACGCACAGCTGGTACGAAAAATTTACCGAAGCGGTGCTCCTGGCCTGCCTATTTCCGCCTATGATGACCTGACGGCGTTCAAACTTTATCTTATAGATGTTGGGTTGCTGCGCCGGCTGGCATTGCTTGCTCCATCCGCTTTTTCGGAAGGCAACAGACTGTTTGCTGAGTTTAGAGGCGCTCTCAGTGAAAACTATGTCCTGCAGGCTTTACAAAATCAATTTGAAGCCACACCCCGATACTGGTCTGTCTTGAATCCATCCTATGAGGTTGATTTTCTCATTCAGAGGGAAAACGATATTTTCCCTGTTGAGGTCAAGTCTGAGGACAATGTGGAGAGCGCCAGCCTGAAAAAATTTAAGGAAAGATTCAGAGACAAAGTCAAACTGCGGATCCGTTTCTCTCTTAATAATCTTAAGCTGGATAACGATCTGCTGAACATTCCTCTTTTTATGGCGGACTATACAGATAAATTAATCGGTCTGGCGCTGAAACATGGTTAA